The Catenuloplanes niger genome includes a window with the following:
- a CDS encoding DUF3040 domain-containing protein, which translates to MLSQEDNRRLTEIEEHLVLTDPAFVARMRATRGNRPGIGALAGIALMWAVVPIIGVAGGLVPALIAGLAFVVGTTLVLRRPFRRAKTA; encoded by the coding sequence ATGCTCAGTCAGGAGGACAACCGCCGGCTCACCGAGATCGAGGAGCACCTGGTCCTCACGGATCCGGCCTTCGTGGCACGGATGCGAGCCACGCGTGGCAATCGCCCGGGCATCGGCGCCCTGGCCGGCATCGCGCTCATGTGGGCGGTCGTGCCGATCATCGGGGTCGCCGGCGGACTGGTGCCGGCGCTGATCGCGGGTCTGGCGTTCGTCGTGGGCACCACGCTGGTGCTGCGCCGCCCGTTCCGCCGGGCGAAGACCGCTTGA
- a CDS encoding alpha/beta fold hydrolase yields MPYITVGSENSTSIDLYYEDHGTGQPVVLIHGYPLDGHSWEKQSAALLAAGYRVITYDRRGFGQSSQPTTGYDYDTFAADLNTVLETLDLHDAVLVGFSMGTGEVGRYLSRYGSARVAKAAFLASLEPFLLRTEDNPAGVPGEVFDGILAAVQADRYRYFTDFYRDFYNTDENLGTRLSEEALRNSWNVAAGASWFASSAVVPAWLTDFRDDIPKVDVPALILHGTGDRILPVDATAREFHKRLPEATYVEIEGAPHGLLWTHGDEVNEALLAFLRS; encoded by the coding sequence ATGCCGTACATCACCGTCGGTTCCGAGAACAGCACCAGCATCGACCTCTACTACGAGGACCACGGCACCGGGCAGCCGGTCGTGCTCATCCACGGCTACCCGCTCGACGGCCACTCCTGGGAGAAGCAGTCCGCGGCGCTGCTCGCGGCCGGGTACCGGGTCATCACCTACGACCGCCGCGGCTTCGGGCAGTCCAGCCAGCCCACCACCGGCTACGACTACGACACGTTCGCCGCGGACCTGAACACCGTGCTGGAGACGCTCGACCTGCACGACGCGGTCCTGGTCGGCTTCTCGATGGGCACCGGCGAGGTCGGCCGCTACCTCAGCCGCTACGGCTCGGCGCGCGTCGCCAAGGCCGCGTTCCTCGCCTCGCTGGAGCCGTTCCTGCTCCGGACGGAGGACAACCCGGCCGGCGTCCCGGGAGAGGTCTTCGACGGGATCCTCGCGGCCGTGCAGGCGGACCGGTACCGGTACTTCACCGACTTCTACCGCGACTTCTACAACACCGACGAGAACCTCGGCACCAGGCTCTCCGAGGAGGCGCTGCGCAACAGCTGGAACGTGGCGGCCGGCGCGTCCTGGTTCGCGTCGAGCGCGGTGGTCCCGGCCTGGCTCACCGACTTCCGCGACGACATCCCGAAGGTCGACGTGCCGGCGCTGATCCTGCACGGCACCGGCGACCGGATCCTGCCGGTCGACGCGACCGCGCGTGAGTTCCACAAGCGGCTGCCGGAGGCGACCTACGTGGAGATCGAGGGTGCGCCGCACGGTCTGCTCTGGACGCACGGCGACGAGGTCAACGAGGCCCTGCTCGCCTTCCTGCGCTCCTGA
- a CDS encoding TetR/AcrR family transcriptional regulator, with the protein MTTPTDDAIRTRVLDAADRLYNARGIQAVGMDALRAEAGVPLKRLYKLFPAKDVIVEAVLARRHEVWTSFVEDAVASAPAPRDQLLAIYDMLARWFDEDDFRGCVFINTFGELGTASPRVAEIVRRHKAGFQDRLAQLCAAAGAPAWLAPQLAILAEGAQTTAAIAGTNEAAGHARAAAVTLIDAALGERTA; encoded by the coding sequence ATGACGACTCCGACCGACGACGCGATCCGCACCCGGGTGCTGGACGCGGCCGACCGTCTCTACAACGCCCGCGGCATCCAGGCCGTCGGCATGGACGCGCTGCGCGCCGAGGCCGGCGTGCCGCTGAAGCGTCTCTACAAGCTGTTCCCGGCCAAGGACGTGATCGTCGAGGCCGTGCTGGCCCGCCGGCACGAGGTGTGGACCTCGTTCGTCGAGGACGCGGTGGCGAGCGCGCCGGCGCCGCGCGACCAGTTGCTGGCCATCTACGACATGCTGGCCCGCTGGTTCGACGAGGACGACTTCCGCGGCTGCGTCTTCATCAACACCTTCGGCGAACTCGGTACGGCGTCGCCGCGCGTCGCGGAGATCGTCCGCCGGCACAAGGCGGGGTTCCAGGACCGGCTGGCCCAGCTGTGCGCGGCCGCGGGCGCGCCGGCGTGGCTGGCTCCGCAGCTGGCCATCCTGGCCGAGGGCGCGCAGACCACGGCCGCGATCGCCGGGACGAACGAGGCGGCCGGACACGCGCGCGCGGCCGCCGTGACGCTGATCGACGCCGCGCTGGGAGAGAGAACCGCATGA
- a CDS encoding YqjF family protein, protein MTPEEITYTSPRAVRRSTLVQRWHDLSFLHWPVDPAEVRPFLPPGTEPDTIDGVTYVGLIGFMMVGLGPLSGPGLPYLGTFCETNVRLYSVDGRGRRAVVFRSLDAARLLPVLVAQAVFRLPYKWSRMSLRRDGDVFTYTNHRRWPGPGRPRSRMVVRAGEPIAEPTPLEHFLSARWGLHVDAFGRTIHLPNVHPQWPLHRAELLELDDELVAAAGFPSVSGPPASVLYSPGVPVRFGTPNGVDRTSSGN, encoded by the coding sequence ATGACACCCGAGGAGATCACCTACACCAGCCCGCGTGCCGTCCGGCGCTCGACCCTGGTGCAGCGCTGGCACGACCTGTCGTTCCTGCACTGGCCGGTGGACCCGGCCGAGGTCCGGCCGTTCCTGCCGCCGGGCACCGAGCCGGACACGATCGACGGCGTCACGTACGTCGGCCTGATCGGTTTCATGATGGTCGGGCTCGGCCCGCTGAGCGGCCCCGGCCTGCCCTACCTGGGCACGTTCTGCGAGACGAACGTGCGGCTCTACTCCGTGGACGGTCGGGGCCGCCGCGCCGTGGTGTTCCGCTCGCTGGACGCGGCGCGGCTGCTGCCGGTGCTGGTCGCGCAGGCGGTGTTCCGGCTGCCGTACAAGTGGTCGCGGATGTCGCTGCGCCGTGACGGCGACGTGTTCACCTACACCAACCACCGGCGCTGGCCCGGTCCCGGCCGGCCGCGCAGCCGGATGGTGGTCCGGGCTGGCGAGCCGATCGCGGAGCCGACGCCGCTGGAGCACTTCCTGTCCGCGCGCTGGGGCCTGCACGTGGACGCGTTCGGCCGCACGATCCACCTGCCGAACGTGCATCCGCAGTGGCCGTTGCACCGCGCCGAGCTGCTGGAGCTCGACGACGAACTGGTCGCGGCCGCCGGCTTCCCGTCGGTCTCCGGACCGCCGGCCAGCGTGCTCTACTCGCCGGGCGTCCCGGTCCGGTTCGGCACTCCCAACGGTGTCGACAGGACTTCGAGCGGTAACTAG
- a CDS encoding class I SAM-dependent methyltransferase, whose translation MTPYTFNGPAWQESWDRQQEAYLPDREERFAAMLDAVEAVTEWPAPRILDLAGGTGSISLRAQRRFPQANTTLLDLDPVTLTIARATLDERSTVVTADLVTPEWTAALPHRDYDAVLAATALHWLSPERLATLYAEVRTVLRPGGILVNADYMPDDGLPELSKRLGDRADARREARYAAGAVLSWSAWWEHAKSDPTLAPLVEERNRLFPGDHHQEWLPPASWHVRALRDAGFTEAGLIWRGAQDAAVVGVR comes from the coding sequence ATGACTCCTTACACGTTCAACGGTCCGGCTTGGCAGGAGAGCTGGGACCGCCAGCAGGAGGCCTATCTTCCCGACCGTGAGGAGCGGTTCGCCGCGATGCTGGACGCGGTGGAGGCGGTCACCGAGTGGCCGGCGCCGCGCATCCTCGATCTGGCCGGCGGCACCGGGTCCATCTCGCTGCGCGCCCAGCGTCGCTTCCCCCAGGCGAACACGACGCTGCTCGACCTGGACCCGGTGACGCTGACCATCGCGCGCGCCACGCTGGACGAGCGGTCCACCGTCGTCACCGCCGACCTGGTCACGCCGGAGTGGACGGCCGCGCTGCCGCACCGCGACTACGACGCGGTGCTGGCCGCGACCGCGCTGCACTGGCTGTCGCCGGAGCGGCTGGCCACGCTGTACGCGGAGGTCCGCACCGTGCTGCGGCCGGGCGGCATCCTGGTCAACGCGGACTACATGCCGGACGACGGCCTGCCCGAGCTGTCCAAGCGGCTCGGTGACCGCGCCGACGCCCGCCGCGAGGCGCGGTACGCGGCCGGTGCCGTGCTCTCCTGGAGCGCCTGGTGGGAGCACGCGAAGTCGGACCCGACGCTGGCGCCGCTGGTCGAGGAGCGCAACCGGCTCTTCCCGGGCGACCACCACCAGGAGTGGCTGCCGCCGGCGTCCTGGCACGTGCGGGCGCTGCGCGACGCCGGCTTCACCGAGGCCGGGCTGATCTGGCGCGGTGCGCAGGACGCCGCGGTCGTGGGCGTGCGCTGA